In Pikeienuella piscinae, the sequence CCGATTACTTCACCCTGGTGAACGAACGCGATGGAGGCATCGGCGGCGTGAAGGCGCGGGTGCCGGAATGCGAGACCGGCTACAACACCGAAAAGGGCGTCGAGTGTTATGAGTCGACCAAGGGCGAGGGCGATGGCGCGTTGCTCTATCAGCCCCTCTCCACCGGCATCACCTACCAGCTGATCCCCAAGGTTTCGGCCGATGGAATTCCGATGCACTCGATGGGGTATGGCCGCACCTCGGCCGCCAACGGCAAGGTGTTCGAATGGGTTTTCACCTACCCGACCAATTACTGGGCCGGCGCCTCGGTCGCGGTGAAGTACATTCTGAACGAGAATGGCGGCGATATTTCCGGCAAGAACATTGCGCTGCTTTACCACAATTCGGCCTATGGCAAGGAGCCGATCCGGACGCTGGAGGAACTCGCCAAGAAGCATGGTTTTTCCCTCACGCTGCTGCCGATCGACGCGCCCGGACAGGAGCAGAAATCGCAATGGCTTCAAATCCGGCGCGAACGGCCGGATTACGTTCTCTTCTGGGGCTGGGGCGTGATGAACCAGGTCGCGATTCAGGAGGCCGCGAACATCCGTTACCCGATGGAGAATTTCATCGGCATCTGGTGGTCGGGCGCCGAGCCTGACGTGATCCCGGCGGGCGCCGGCGCGGACGGCTACAAGGCGCTGGCCTTTTTCGGCACCGGCGACGACTGGCCGATCTTCGACGATATCCGGAAATACGTTGTGGACGCGGGAAAGGCCGCCGGCGCCGGTGATAATATCGGCTCGGTCGGCTACAACCGCGGCCTCTACGCGGCGATGCTGGCGGTCGAGGCGACGAAGACGGCGCAGGAACTGAGTGGCGAGAAGAACATCACCGCCGCGATGATGCGCGACGGGATGGAGGCGCTGGAGATCACCGAGGAAAAGTTGACGGCGCTCGGCCTCGCCGGCTTCGGCCCTACATTCAAGGTCACCTGCGCGAACCATGGCGGGCCGGGCCTTGGCGCGATCCAGCAATGGGACGCCGACGCCCAGACCTGGAGCATCATCACCGACTTCGTTGAGCCTGATATGGACGTGCTCCAGCCGTTGATCGATGAGGACAGCGCGGCCTACGCCGCCGAGAATGGCATCGAGCCGCGCTCCTGCGACTGACATGATATCTTCCCCGGCTCCGCGCGGGGCCGGGGAGGCGCCAACATCGCCCTTCCTAGTTCAGGCCGCATCCATGCTCGACGACAGTGAAAATCCGGCGAAGAGCGAACCGGAAACCCTGCTCGAAGTCTCGAATGTCGAGGTGATCTACAATCACGTGATCCTCGTTCTGAAAGGCGTCAGCCTGACCGTGCCGCGGGGCGGGATCACCGCCTTGCTGGGCGGCAACGGGGCCGGCAAGACGACGACGCTCAAGGCGATCTCGAACCTTCTCCATTCCGAGCGTGGCGAGGTGACGAAAGGCGCAATCCGCTATCGCGGCGAGCCGGTCGCGAAACTGAATCCCGCCGCGCTGGTGAAAAAGGGCGTCATCCAGGTAATGGAGGGGCGGCACTGTTTCGAACATCTCACGATCGAGGAGAATCTTCTCACCGGCGCCTACACGCGCTCATCGAAGACCGAGACCGCGGCGGAACTCGAGAAGGTTTACGCCTATTTTCCACGCCTCAAGGAGCGACGGAAAAGCCAGGCCGGCTACACTTCTGGCGGCGAGCAGCAAATGTGCGCCATCGGCCGCGCGCTGATGAGCCGGCCGGAGATGATCCTGCTGGACGAGCCATCGATGGGCCTCGCGCCGCAGCTTGTGGAGGAAATCTTCGGTATCGTGAAAGGGCTGAACGAGAACGAGGGCGTCAGTTTTCTTCTAGCCGAGCAGAACACCAATGTGGCGCTTCGCTTCGCTCATTACGGCTATATCCTCGAAAGCGGCCGGGTGGTGATGGACGGGCCGGCGGCGAGCTTGCGCGAGAACCCTGACGTGAAGGAATTCTATCTCGGGATGTCCGAGACCGGGCGCAAAAGCTTTCGCGACAGCCGCTCTTATCGCCGGCGCAAGCGGTGGCTGAGTTGAGGCCACGCCTTGGCCGCGCCGAGCAGGAGAGGCGGCCGGACCTCCCGGACCCGCCGCCTCCGATAGTCTCTCGACCGATTCCGCCTCTACTCTACTTGGGCGCGCAATCGTTAATGATCACTCCGGGTGAATGGGCGAAACTGACGCCACTTGCGCCGTAGCGGTAGTAGTATCGCACGTTCCCGCCTGATGAGAGGGGATCGCCCTCCGGACTCATCGTGTATTCATATTTGAAGCTGCGGTCGGTGGGCTGCGCATTCGGCGTATCTGAAAAGCCGATGGCGCCCGCTCCCTTGTAGGGCTCGAATGTGAGTGTGAACCAGTCGCCCGCGTCGCCGGGATTCACGCATCTGAACTGACGTCCCGACACGGCGTCGAAGAACGCGTCGTTCTTCAGCGGGACGAGATCAGCCCTGGCGGTCGGAGCGGTGGCGGTTGGAGTGGAGCAAGCGGCCGCAAGCAGGGAGGAGCAAGCAATTAAGTGGAATCTTCTCATGGTTCTAGTTTCCTTATGTTTTGATCGAATCAATAAATAGCGTGAAATTATTGAGCGGCCTTCCGAACGCTGCCAACAAAATTGCGCGCGGTGCAACTTCGCGTTTCCTTTCGTCGAAGGAATGCAGGGCGTTGGTCTTCATTCCGGGCATCTGTAATGTTGCGCGGAATGCTGGGAGGAAAAGCAAATGACCCGCCACTACGACGAACTCGAAACCCGCAGCGCTGATGAGCGCGCGGCGGATATCGCCGCCAAGCTGCCGCGGCTGATCGCCGGCGCGATGGGGGCCGCGCCGGGGCTGGCGTCGCATCTTGATGGCGTCGATCCTGCGGCAGTCGCTGACCTGAACGGGCTCGCAAAGCTTCCCGTGCTGCGCAAGTCTGACCTTCACGCCGCGCAGAAGGCGGCCCCGCCCTTCGGCGGCTTCGCGCGGCCTCCGGGCGCGACGCATCATGTCTTTCAGTCACCCGGCCCGATCTATGAGCCGGGCGGGACGGGGCGCGACTGGTGGCGCATGGGCCGCAGCCTTTTCGCCGCCGGGATCGGGCCGGGCGATATCGTGCAGAATTGCTTCTCCTATCACCTGACGCCAGCCGGCATGATGTTCGAGAATGGCGCGGCGGCTGTCGGCGCTTCGGTCTTGCCGGCGGGAACAGGGCAGACGGAGCTTCAAGCGCAGGCGGCGGCGGATATCGGCGTCACCGCCTACACCGGGACGCCGGATTATCTGAAAGTAATCCTCGACAAGGCGGCAGAGCTTGGGTTGGATCTATCGCGGTTGAAAAAGGCGGTGGTCGGCGGCGGTGCGCTTTTTCCGAGTCTTCGCGCGGAATATGCTGAGCGTGGGATCACCTGCCTTCAGGGTTACGGCACGGCCGATCTCGGTTCAATCGCGTATGAGAGCCCTGGACCGGATGGCGCGGTCGAGGGGATGGTCGTCGATGAGGGTGTGCTTGTCGAGGTCGTGACGCCGGGTACGGGCGATCCTGTCGCTGAGGGCGAGGTCGGCGAAGTCGTGGTCACCACGTTCAACCTGGACTATCCACTGATCCGTTTCGCCACCGGCGATCTCTCCGCTGTTCTACCGGGCGAGAGCCCTTGCGGGCGCACGAACATGCGGATCAAGGGCTGGATGGGTCGCGCCGACCAAACCGCGAAGGTCAAGGGCATGTTCGTTCGTCCGGAACAGGTCGCAACGCTGGTCGCCCGCCATGATGAAGTGCTGAAAGCCCGCGTTATCGTCACCCGTTCGGGCGAGCAGGATTCGATGCTGGTGCGGCTGGAGGCGACGGGCGGCGATGTCGCGGCGTTCGAAGCCAGCGTCGTGGCGGCGCTGAAGCTCAAGGGCGCGGTGGAGGTCGTCGTCCCGGGGAGTCTGCCGAAGGACGGCAAGGTGATCGACGATCAGCGCAGTTACGAGTGATTCCCGAAACGCCAAAGGCCGCGCGAGAGCGCGGCCTTCATTTTCGTCGCACGGCTCGAAGGCGCGCGGCGCGGGTCAGCCCTGGCGGGCCTTGAACCGGCGCTGCACCTTGTTGATCACGTAGACCCGACCCTTGCGGCGCACCACGCGGCACGCCGGATGACGACTCTTCAGCGAGCGAAGCGAATTCTTGACTTTCATCCTGCGTCTCCCGGCGCGCTGCGCCCTGATCTCTGTCTCTCGCCCGGCGCGGCGGTCTGATGGTGGGCGTAACTGGGATTGAACCAGTGACCCCTTCGATGTCAACGAAGTGCTCTCCCGCTGAGCTATACGCCCATGAGCCTCCGCGCCCGGTCGCGGGATAAAGCATGGGATGCGTGGGGTCGTCAAGGCCGCGAAGCGGTGAAACTCGACACCGCGTTCGGCCCTTATTGTTCGGATTGCCAATCGCATGGCGCGGGTCCATCCTGATCCGCATGGTCACGACGCAGCCCTTCCATCTGACTGAGCCGGAGACGCTTTCCGCCGCTGCGGTGTTCAGTTCCCCGCATAGCGGCCGAATCTATCCCGACGACCTGATCCGGCGCGCCCGGCTCGACCGGCACGCGCTCCGCGCCTCCGAAGACGCATTCGTTGATCGGCTCTTCTCGGCCGCGCCCGATTCAGGCGCGCCGCTGATCGCCGCCGCGATGCCCCGCGCATATGTCGATCTGAACCGCGGGCCGGAGGAGCTGGACCCGGCGGTGGTGCGCGATGTCCGGGCGACCGGGCTCAACCCGCGCGTTGCAGCTGGCTTGGGCGTCATCCCGCGCATCGTCGCGGAAGGGCGGCCGATATACGAAGGGAAGATCGGGCTGGACGAGGCGCGCGCGCGAATCGCCGCGTGCCATACGCCCTATCATCGTAAGCTGGAGGCGCTGATGACGCGGGCGGCCGCGCATTTCGGCTACGCGCTTCTCTTCGATTGTCATTCGATGCCGTCCGACGCGTTGCGCGCGGCGCCGCGGGTGCGGGGCGGGCGCGCGCAGATCGTGCTCGGCGACCGCTTCGGCGCCTCGGCGGCGCGACCATTGATGCAGGCCGCCATCGATGCGTTCGAGCGCGCTGGCTTCGTCGTCGCCGTAAATGCGCCGTTCGCCGGCGGTCACATAACGCAGCGCTACGGCCGTCCGTCGCAGAACTGGCACGCGATTCAGATAGAGATCGATCGTGGTCTCTATCTCGATCAGAATCTGGTGACGCCGGGGCCGGGCTATGCAGAATTGAATGCGCGACTGGCGCGTGTGATCCCTGAACTGGCTCTGATCGGCCGCGCCGGAGCGCTCGCCGCCGAATAGGTTTCTACGACCGGTCGCCATCGAGGACCCACGCGGAAACAGGCGTTGGACTCCAAGAATACCGCAAAAAAATGGGCCGCCGAAGCGGCCCAAGTAAAGGGAGGAAACGCCCGACTAAGGGCTACGGCCTAAGCCGTGAGTTGAAGATATGTGTGCGATGCAGCATTGGCAAGCGTGCATTGCAGAATCTCGCCAGACCAGGTGACCTTGGTTGGTGGCGGACGAATAAAAAGAATT encodes:
- a CDS encoding ABC transporter substrate-binding protein, which produces MKLSRLSAITAAALLAASPALADLVFPSLSYRTGAYAASGIPFADGYADYFTLVNERDGGIGGVKARVPECETGYNTEKGVECYESTKGEGDGALLYQPLSTGITYQLIPKVSADGIPMHSMGYGRTSAANGKVFEWVFTYPTNYWAGASVAVKYILNENGGDISGKNIALLYHNSAYGKEPIRTLEELAKKHGFSLTLLPIDAPGQEQKSQWLQIRRERPDYVLFWGWGVMNQVAIQEAANIRYPMENFIGIWWSGAEPDVIPAGAGADGYKALAFFGTGDDWPIFDDIRKYVVDAGKAAGAGDNIGSVGYNRGLYAAMLAVEATKTAQELSGEKNITAAMMRDGMEALEITEEKLTALGLAGFGPTFKVTCANHGGPGLGAIQQWDADAQTWSIITDFVEPDMDVLQPLIDEDSAAYAAENGIEPRSCD
- a CDS encoding ABC transporter ATP-binding protein; this encodes MLDDSENPAKSEPETLLEVSNVEVIYNHVILVLKGVSLTVPRGGITALLGGNGAGKTTTLKAISNLLHSERGEVTKGAIRYRGEPVAKLNPAALVKKGVIQVMEGRHCFEHLTIEENLLTGAYTRSSKTETAAELEKVYAYFPRLKERRKSQAGYTSGGEQQMCAIGRALMSRPEMILLDEPSMGLAPQLVEEIFGIVKGLNENEGVSFLLAEQNTNVALRFAHYGYILESGRVVMDGPAASLRENPDVKEFYLGMSETGRKSFRDSRSYRRRKRWLS
- a CDS encoding phenylacetate--CoA ligase family protein, with translation MTRHYDELETRSADERAADIAAKLPRLIAGAMGAAPGLASHLDGVDPAAVADLNGLAKLPVLRKSDLHAAQKAAPPFGGFARPPGATHHVFQSPGPIYEPGGTGRDWWRMGRSLFAAGIGPGDIVQNCFSYHLTPAGMMFENGAAAVGASVLPAGTGQTELQAQAAADIGVTAYTGTPDYLKVILDKAAELGLDLSRLKKAVVGGGALFPSLRAEYAERGITCLQGYGTADLGSIAYESPGPDGAVEGMVVDEGVLVEVVTPGTGDPVAEGEVGEVVVTTFNLDYPLIRFATGDLSAVLPGESPCGRTNMRIKGWMGRADQTAKVKGMFVRPEQVATLVARHDEVLKARVIVTRSGEQDSMLVRLEATGGDVAAFEASVVAALKLKGAVEVVVPGSLPKDGKVIDDQRSYE
- the ykgO gene encoding type B 50S ribosomal protein L36, coding for MKVKNSLRSLKSRHPACRVVRRKGRVYVINKVQRRFKARQG
- a CDS encoding N-formylglutamate amidohydrolase, translated to MVTTQPFHLTEPETLSAAAVFSSPHSGRIYPDDLIRRARLDRHALRASEDAFVDRLFSAAPDSGAPLIAAAMPRAYVDLNRGPEELDPAVVRDVRATGLNPRVAAGLGVIPRIVAEGRPIYEGKIGLDEARARIAACHTPYHRKLEALMTRAAAHFGYALLFDCHSMPSDALRAAPRVRGGRAQIVLGDRFGASAARPLMQAAIDAFERAGFVVAVNAPFAGGHITQRYGRPSQNWHAIQIEIDRGLYLDQNLVTPGPGYAELNARLARVIPELALIGRAGALAAE